From Arachis stenosperma cultivar V10309 chromosome 2, arast.V10309.gnm1.PFL2, whole genome shotgun sequence, one genomic window encodes:
- the LOC130962804 gene encoding pyruvate dehydrogenase E1 component subunit alpha-1, mitochondrial-like, which yields MFVQREKHDEGGGGCLCCCQAVAGGVGFAVAVELCAAVGVWITILFLLQLATVLILEIDTYRYHRHSMSDPGSTYRTCDEISNVRQERDPIERVRKLLLAHGIASEKALKDIEKQVRKDVDDDIAKAKECPMPDPSELFTRVYVKGLGVEKNHVGREIKLGSNF from the exons atgtTCGTGCAGAGAGAGAAACACGATGAGGGAGGAGGAGGTTGCCTCTGTTGTTGCCAAGCCGTCGCTGGCGGGGTTGGGTTTGCCGTCGCTGTTGAGCTGTGTGCCGCCGTTGGTGTCTGGATCACCATTCTATTTCTGCTGCAACTCGCCACTGTCTTG ATTCTTGAAATAGACACCTATAGATACCACAGGCACTCTATGTCTGATCCTGGCAGCACATACCGTACATGTGACGAGATTTCCAATGTAAGACAG GAGCGTGATCCAATTGAGAGAGTGAGGAAGCTATTATTGGCTCATGGCATTGCTTCTGAGAAGGCGCTGAAG GACATTGAGAAACAAGTCAGAAAAGATGTCGATGATGACATCGCTAAAGCAAAGg AATGCCCAATGCCAGACCCATCTGAACTATTTACCAGGGTATATGTTAAGGGTTTAGGAGTTGAG AAAAACCATGTTGGAAGGGAAATCAAACTTGGGTCAAATTTTTAA